In the Phaseolus vulgaris cultivar G19833 chromosome 7, P. vulgaris v2.0, whole genome shotgun sequence genome, one interval contains:
- the LOC137828448 gene encoding UDP-glycosyltransferase 79A6, with protein sequence MSTELMNEEQLHVVMFPFLAFGHISPFVQLSNKLFSHGVRITFLSAESNISRIRSSLNLNPAVNVIPLQFPNGISNTADLPPHLAANLVHALDLTQPQVKSLLLELKPHYVFFDFAQHWLPKIASQLGIKSVHFSVYSAISDSYITVPSRFSHLEGTNITFEDLKSPPPGYPQNSHVSLKAFEAMDFMFLFKRSGEHLTGYERVLQSLGECSFIVFKTCREIEGPYLEYIEKQFGKPVLLSGPLVPEPSRDVLEEKWSKWLDTFPAKSVILCSFGSETFLNDDQIRELASGLELSGLPFILVLNFPSDLSAQSELERTLPKGFLERVKDRAVVHTGWFQQQLVLKHPSVGCYVCHAGFSSVIEAMVNECQLVLLPFKGDQFFNSKLVANDLEAGVEVNRREEDGYFHKEGVLKALKTLMVEDDREPGKQIRENHMKWSKFLSDKEIQNNFITNLIAQLKSMA encoded by the coding sequence ATGTCTACTGAATTGATGAACGAGGAGCAGCTTCATGTTGTTATGTTCCCATTTCTTGCATTTGGTCACATTAGCCCGTTTGTTCAGTTATCCAACAAGTTGTTCTCTCATGGTGTTCGTATCACTTTTTTGTCAGCTGAATCCAACATTTCCAGAATCAGATCAAGCCTTAATCTCAATCCAGCCGTCAATGTTATCCCACTACAGTTCCCCAATGGCATAAGCAACACTGCTGATTTGCCTCCTCACTTGGCTGCAAATCTCGTACACGCCCTTGACCTTACTCAACCTCAGGTGAAGTCTCTTCTGTTGGAACTCAAACCCCATTATGTTTTCTTTGACTTTGCACAACACTGGCTCCCAAAAATAGCTTCTCAACTTGGCATCAAATCCGTTCATTTCTCTGTCTACTCTGCCATTTCTGATTCCTACATTACCGTGCCTTCCAGATTTTCCCATCTTGAGGGAACAAACATCACTTTTGAGGATCTTAAATCCCCCCCACCTGGGTATCCTCAAAACTCCCATGTTTCCCTCAAGGCCTTTGAGGCCATGGACTTCATGTTCCTCTTTAAGAGATCTGGTGAACACCTCACTGGTTATGAGCGGGTTTTGCAAAGCCTTGGTGAGTGCTCATTCATAGTGTTTAAAACGTGCAGGGAAATAGAAGGACCCTACTTAGAGTACATAGAAAAGCAatttggaaaaccagttttgctATCTGGTCCACTTGTTCCCGAGCCATCAAGGGATGTGCTAGAGGAAAAGTGGTCCAAATGGTTAGACACTTTCCCTGCCAAATCTGTCATATTATGCTCCTTTGGTAGTGAGACCTTTCTGAATGATGATCAAATCAGAGAACTAGCCAGTGGGTTAGAACTCAGCGGCTTACCTTTCATTTTGGTTCTAAATTTCCCATCCGATCTCTCTGCCCAATCTGAGTTGGAGAGAACATTACCAAAAGGGTTCTTGGAAAGAGTGAAGGATAGGGCAGTGGTGCACACTGGTTGGTTTCAGCAGCAACTTGTGCTGAAACATCCTAGTGTGGGCTGCTACGTCTGTCATGCTGGGTTTAGTTCTGTGATAGAAGCTATGGTGAATGAGTGTCAACTTGTGCTGTTGCCTTTCAAGGGTGACCAGTTTTTCAACTCCAAGCTGGTAGCGAATGATTTGGAGGCAGGGGTAGAGGTAAATAGGAGGGAAGAAGATGGGTACTTTCACAAAGAGGGTGTACTAAAGGCATTAAAAACTTTAATGGTAGAGGATGACAGAGAACCAGGGAAACAGATAAGAGAAAACCACATGAAATGGAGCAAGTTTTTATCTGATAAGGAAATTCAGAACAATTTCATCACTAATCTGATTGCGCAATTGAAGTCTATGGCTTAA